Proteins encoded together in one Phycisphaerae bacterium window:
- a CDS encoding DUF3592 domain-containing protein, whose translation MANKPSPTPSNPQPTADRAKHPYLPYLIYAVLATALTLGGGAVMIFWSIPAYREFHASRAWPQTDCRILASHVETHSDPNGATYSAQIEYTYQVDEQSYRADRYQVIDFSSSSSRRAAAVREHPKGSQRTCFYNPADPSRAVLNRDYSAGLLLGAIPLILFAAGSLMLAVPAVRSLRAKRDSAERGLRRSTDRPRPVTLTSTAARVKKLLILAVITAIFAGALAFIVYEMSGDLKEGVSFDAIFAIIFIGGFGFVSLILLLFLVSTARSLLKDPKFTLTLDNDRLTAGQTIELRWQLTGQTRQIARLAVHLVGTRYESAARRGKTEGRQVQFASHQLLAVDDPLRILRGADQIDLPADLPPTSGPFRGNVKWTLKIKAENHNGKKLFDDDFTIQVAP comes from the coding sequence ATGGCCAACAAACCATCACCAACACCCTCAAACCCCCAGCCGACCGCCGACCGCGCCAAACACCCCTACCTGCCCTATCTCATCTACGCCGTCCTCGCCACCGCGCTGACCCTCGGCGGCGGCGCGGTCATGATCTTCTGGTCGATCCCCGCCTATCGCGAATTCCACGCCAGCCGGGCCTGGCCCCAAACCGACTGCCGCATCCTCGCCAGCCACGTCGAAACCCACAGCGATCCCAACGGCGCCACCTACTCCGCCCAAATCGAATACACCTACCAGGTCGACGAGCAATCCTACCGCGCCGACCGATACCAGGTCATCGACTTCTCATCCAGCAGCAGCCGCCGCGCCGCCGCCGTCCGCGAACATCCCAAAGGTTCTCAGCGAACCTGCTTCTACAATCCCGCCGATCCAAGCCGCGCCGTCCTCAACCGCGACTACAGCGCCGGCCTCCTCCTCGGCGCGATCCCGCTCATCCTCTTTGCCGCCGGATCCCTCATGCTCGCCGTGCCCGCCGTCAGATCCCTCCGCGCCAAACGCGACTCCGCCGAACGCGGCCTCCGCCGATCAACCGACCGGCCCCGACCCGTCACCCTCACCTCCACCGCCGCCCGCGTCAAAAAACTCCTCATCCTCGCCGTCATCACCGCCATCTTCGCCGGCGCGCTCGCCTTCATCGTCTATGAAATGAGCGGCGACCTCAAAGAAGGCGTCTCCTTCGACGCGATTTTCGCGATCATCTTCATCGGCGGCTTCGGATTCGTCAGCCTCATCCTCCTGCTGTTCCTCGTCTCGACCGCCCGCTCTCTCCTGAAAGACCCCAAATTCACCCTCACCCTCGACAACGACCGCCTGACCGCCGGTCAAACCATCGAACTCCGCTGGCAACTCACCGGCCAAACCCGCCAAATCGCCCGACTCGCCGTCCACCTCGTCGGCACACGCTACGAATCAGCCGCCCGCCGCGGCAAAACCGAAGGCCGACAGGTCCAGTTCGCCAGCCACCAACTCCTCGCCGTCGACGACCCCCTCCGTATCCTCCGCGGCGCCGATCAAATCGACCTCCCAGCCGACCTGCCGCCCACCTCCGGACCCTTCCGCGGCAACGTCAAATGGACCCTCAAAATCAAAGCCGAAAACCACAACGGCAAAAAACTCTTCGATGACGACTTCACCATCCAGGTCGCACCGTAA